One window from the genome of Phalacrocorax aristotelis chromosome 20, bGulAri2.1, whole genome shotgun sequence encodes:
- the SF3A3 gene encoding splicing factor 3A subunit 3: protein METILEQQRRYHEERERLMDVMVKEMLTKKSTLRDQINSDHRTRAMQDRYMEVSGNLRDLYDDKDGLRKEELSAISGPNEFAEFYNRLKQIKEFHRKHPNEICVPMSVEFEELLKARDNPSEEAQNLVEFTDEEGYGRYLDLHDCYLKYINLKSSEKLDYITYLSTFDQLFDIPKERKNAEYKRYLEMLLEYLQDYTDRVKPLLDQNELFGKIQTEFEKKWENGTFPGWPKETSSALTHAGAHLDLSAFSSWEELASLGLDRLKSALLALGLKCGGTLEERAQRLFSTKGKSLEALDPSLFAKNPKTKGSKRDTERNKDLAFLEAQIYEYVEVLGEQRHLTHENVQRKQARTGEEREEEEEEQISESESEDEENEIIYNPKNLPLGWDGKPIPYWLYKLHGLNINYNCEICGNYTYRGPKAFQRHFAEWRHAHGMRCLGIPNTAHFANVTQIEDAVSLWAKLKQQKASERWQPDTEEEYEDSSGNVVNKKTYEDLKRQGLL, encoded by the exons aTGGAGACCATCCTGGAGCAGCAGCGGCGCTACCATGAGGAGCGGGAGCGGCTCATGGACGTGATGGTGAAGGAGATGCTCACCAAGAAGTCCACG CTCCGCGACCAGATCAACTCGGACCACCGGACTCGGGCCATGCAGGAC AGATACATGGAAGTGAGCGGCAACTTGAGAGACTTGTATGACGACAAGGACGG CTTACGGAAAGAAGAACTCAGTGCCATTTCAGGGCCAAATGAATTTGCAGAGTTCTACAACAGGCTGAAACAAATTAAGGAATTTCACCGGAAGCACCCGAATGAG ATCTGCGTTCCGATGTCAGTGGAGTTTGAGGAACTGTTGAAGGCCAGAGACAACCCAAGTGAAGAAGCTCAGA ATCTGGTGGAGTTCACAGATGAGGAAGGGTATGGGCGATACTTAGACCTGCATGATTGTTATCTCAAGTACATTAACCTAAAATCATCAGAG AAATTGGATTATATCACTTACTTATCCACATTTGACCAACTCTTCGATATTcccaaggagagaaaaaatgctgaatatAAGAG GTACCTTGAAATGCTTCTTGAGTACCTGCAGGATTACACGGATCGAGTGAAACCGTTACTGGACCAGAATGAACTTTTTGGGAAAATTCAGACAGAGTTTGAGAAGAAGTGGGAAAATGGAACGTTCCCTGGCTGGCCG AAAGAGACCAGCAGTGCACTCACTCATGCTGGAGCCCACCTGGATCTCTCGGCATTTTCCTCTTGGGAG GAATTGGCCTCTCTGGGACTGGACAGATTAAAATCAGCTTTACTGGCCCTAGGACTAAAATGTGGCGG GACTCTGGAAGAGCGTGCTCAGAGGCTTTTTAGTACTAAAGGCAAATCCCTAGAAGCACTTGATCCTTCCTTGTTTGCTAAGAATCCAAAgacaaaaggaagcaaaag AgacactgaaagaaataaagatctTGCATTCCTGGAAGCTCAGATTTATGAGTATGTGGAAGTTCTTGGG GAACAGAGACACCTCACTCACGAGAACGTGCAGCGTAAGCAAGCACGGacaggggaagagagagaggaggaggaggaagagcagatCAGCGAGAGCGAGagtgaagatgaagaaaatgaaatcatttATAATCCTAAAAATCTGCCTCTTGGTTGGGATGGCAAG CCAATCCCATACTGGTTATATAAATTACATGGTTTAAACATCAACTACAATTGTGAGATCTGTGGTAACTACACCTACCGAGGGCCCAAAGCTTTTCAGCGTCATTTTGCA GAGTGGCGACACGCTCATGGGATGAGGTGCCTGGGGATTCCCAACACTGCACATTTTGCCAATGTCACGCAGATTGAGGATGCAGTCTCAT TGTGGgcaaagctgaaacagcagaagGCTTCAGAGAGATGGCAGCCCGATACAGAG GAGGAATATGAGGATTCCAGTGGGAACGTAGTGAATAAAAAGACCTACGAAGACTTGAAACGCCAAGGGCTGCTGTAG
- the FHL3 gene encoding four and a half LIM domains protein 3 — protein sequence MTECFDCDNCKESLYGRKYIQMDNGPYCIPCYDAHFANTCDECKELIGHDCRELYYEDRHYHEHCFRCFRCDRSLADEPFTCQGEELLCNDCYCSEFSSKCIACEKTVMPGSRKLEYNGQTWHEHCFICSSCQQPIGSRSFIPDKNDYYCVPCYESKFAPRCTRCKKTLTKGGVTYRDEPWHKECFICTGCKTPLAGQQFTSQDDNPYCIKCFGNLYAKKCSACTKPITGFGGGKYVSFEDRHWHHNCFNCARCNTSLVGKGFIPDNDEILCRDCSGDL from the exons ATGACAGAGTGCTTTGACTGCGACAACTGCAAGGAGTCCTTGTATGGGCGCAAGTACATCCAGATGGACAACGGCCCGTACTGCATCCCCTGCTACGATGCCCACTTTGCCAACACCTGTGATGAGTGCAAAGAGCTGATCGGCCACGACTGCAGA GAGCTGTATTACGAGGATCGCCATTACCACGAGCACTGCTTTCGTTGCTTCCGCTGTGACCGTTCTCTGGCCGACGAGCCGTTCACCTGCCAAGGCGAGGAGCTGCTGTGCAATGACTGCTACTGCAGCGAGTTCTCCTCCAAATGCATTGCCTGCGAGAAGACAGTCATGCCAG GATCCCGTAAGCTGGAGTACAATGGACAAACCTGGCATGAGCATTGCTtcatctgcagcagctgccagcagcccatCGGGTCGCGATCCTTCATCCCAGACAAGAATGATTATTACTGTGTCCCCTGTTATGAGAGCAAGTTCGCTCCTCGCTGCACTCGTTGCAAAAAG ACACTGACCAAGGGAGGAGTGACTTACCGCGATGAGCCATGGCACAAGGAGTGTTTCATCTGCACAGGCTGCAAGACCCCCCTGGCTGGCCAGCAGTTCACCTCCCAGGATGACAACCCGTACTGCATCAAGTGCTTTGGGAACCTCTATGCCAAGAAGTGCAGTGCCTGCACAAAGCCCATCACAG GCTTTGGTGGTGGTAAATACGTCTCCTTTGAGGACCGTCATTGGCACCATAATTGCTTTAACTGTGCCCGCTGCAACACCTCGCTGGTTGGGAAAGGCTTCATCCCTGACAACGACGAGATCCTGTGCCGTGACTGCAGCGGCGACTTATGA